One Salarias fasciatus chromosome 22, fSalaFa1.1, whole genome shotgun sequence DNA segment encodes these proteins:
- the rnf115b gene encoding E3 ubiquitin-protein ligase RNF115, giving the protein MAEAADTPQHRFFCHCCKCETEPKLPDLVCPRCDSGFIEEVAADSSLLQDSSASAESENSPSFSDLWQLLFMERSALLSHPPSSESDPDDGEQASADRSRPSPATPSAPEAGQAESPSNAEQERSSRPEQRPAVEGIVQQFLTGLFANSGNPGGAPATLSSMLQLYSNPGDYAWGQGGLDAVITELLGQLESTGPPPAEKEMISSLPTVCISQEQTDCRLECPVCREEYSIGESVRKLPCLHYFHSGCIVPWLELHDTCPVCRKSLDGVDNSLPPATQRPDARSIRTDQQEEQAI; this is encoded by the exons ATGGCGGAGGCTGCGGATACCCCACAACACCGGTTTTTCTGCCACTGCTGTAAATGCGAGACAGAGCCCAAACTCCCG gaTCTTGTCTGTCCACGATGTGACTCTGGCTTCATTGAAGAGGTGGCAGCTGACTCCAG TCTGTTGCAGGACAGCTCGGCTTCTGCTGAAAGTGAAAATTCACCCTCATTCTCAGAC TTATGGCAGCTGCTGTTTATGgagcgctctgctctgctgtcgcATCCGCCGTCCTCCGAGTCCGACCCAGACGACGGCGAGCAGGCATCCGCAGACCGGAGTCGGCCCTCTCCGGCGACGCCAAGCGCCCCGGAGGCCGGACAAGCAGAGTCGCCTTCCAACGCCGAGCAAGAAAGGTCGTCCAGGCCTGAGCAGAGGCCTGCAGTGGAAGG GATTGTACAGCAGTTTTTGACGGGCCTGTTTGCCAACAGTGGAAACCCCGGTGGTGCACCAGCTACACT ATCAAGCATGCTACAGCTGTACTCAAACCCAGGAGACTACGCCTGGGGTCAGGGAGGGCTTGACGCCGTTATCACAGAG TTATTAGGACAGCTGGAGAGCACAGGTCCACCCCCAGCAGAAAAGGAGATGATCTCATCCCTGCCAACCGTTTGCATTTCTCAAGAACAGACAG ACTGCAGACTGGAGTGTCCAGTTTGCAGGGAGGAATATTCGATAGGAGAATCTGTCAGGAAACTCCCCTGTCTTCATTACTTCCACAGTGGATGCATAGTGCCCTGGCTGGAGCTG CATGACACCTGCCCCGTGTGCCGCAAAAGCCTCGACGGCGTGGACAACAGTCTGCCGCCGGCAACGCAACGCCCAGACGCCCGCTCTATCCGAACAGACCAGCAAGAAGAGCAAGCGATCTGA